The DNA window TTAAAGGGAAAACATAGAATTTATTTTATGAGTACATGTTTCCTAAGAACCTCTTAAGGAAAAGATGATTCATAACTTAACTCCTACTGTCTGGCATCAGCAGACCAATGCAGCAATGCAACATCCCTCTTACTAAAGCATTCTCAGTAACTCCTATGTTCCTCTCTCAGCTTCCTAATATCTCTAACTCCCTGAGAGCCTGTGTCCTTTGTGGGCCATGAGATGCTTTGTAAGACAAATTATTCGTATGAAACTCATATTCTTTGGAGAAACAGGGATTTCCAAATGAGTAGGAGAATCTGGCAGAGTTACCCATTTTTTATTCCTACTGGTAGGGTAGAAAGCTGTTACTGACTCATTGTTTTCTTAGTCATTggcaacaacccccctccccccaatatattCAGACTTCCGAAGCAAGTGAGTTCCATCTTTATGAAGTCTCTCATGTTGTAGGATTAGTCCTTAGGTCTACTGAATTTTTGTTCCTGTGTACACGTTTTTAGGAGGACTCCATGCCTGAAGACACGGGATTATGGTATTCACAAAAAATATATGCAAGGTACTGGAAGCATTACAACCAAGCTATGCAGTGGATGCACAGGCACAAAATTGCTTACAGAAAAGCAATGGAGTCCGTCTTCCCTTCTGATCATTCTAGTAGACGTTACTCTGACTGGGATGGAGGTAGCGACTTGAGAGATGGATCATATTCTTCCAGCAGCCAAAGTAGCAGGCACTGGCACCCACCCAGACCTCAGCTTACATCTCATGACAAAAAACCAGCAGTGGACAAAGATTCCAAAACAGACAGTGAGTCTGAAGATGAAGAGGCTATAGAGTGTGATGTGAGTAACATGGAAATTACTGAAGAACTCCGCCAGTATTTTGAACAGACTGAGAGGCACAAGGAAGAGCTGCGTAAGTACCATTTTGTTTCATACCAGCTGGTGCTAATATTACTGATCTCCTTATTTATCACATTTGTACCAGAC is part of the Sphaerodactylus townsendi isolate TG3544 linkage group LG04, MPM_Stown_v2.3, whole genome shotgun sequence genome and encodes:
- the GEMIN8 gene encoding gem-associated protein 8 isoform X1, with protein sequence MEDSMPEDTGLWYSQKIYARYWKHYNQAMQWMHRHKIAYRKAMESVFPSDHSSRRYSDWDGGSDLRDGSYSSSSQSSRHWHPPRPQLTSHDKKPAVDKDSKTDSESEDEEAIECDVSNMEITEELRQYFEQTERHKEELRKQQQLEEEQQNTYVKADHDLHPSIGRSVQPPTEKPGERRLAEMKKLYGVGASKIQAMETTMQLSFDRNCDKKQPKYWPIIPLKF
- the GEMIN8 gene encoding gem-associated protein 8 isoform X2; translated protein: MPEDTGLWYSQKIYARYWKHYNQAMQWMHRHKIAYRKAMESVFPSDHSSRRYSDWDGGSDLRDGSYSSSSQSSRHWHPPRPQLTSHDKKPAVDKDSKTDSESEDEEAIECDVSNMEITEELRQYFEQTERHKEELRKQQQLEEEQQNTYVKADHDLHPSIGRSVQPPTEKPGERRLAEMKKLYGVGASKIQAMETTMQLSFDRNCDKKQPKYWPIIPLKF